The genomic window CTACGCAACAAAAGCaccaatttataaaaactaaaatgtatgttaaattaaatatttaaaatgtaaatttttgtacaCAATTCTGAAGCTGTGCAGTGCAGTCGTAGAAtacctttaatttttcttagacaTCGTAGCTCATTAATAGTGGAGTATCATAGTATCGCTGTGACGAATTGAAATTGGTGCACGGCATAAGCCAACAAACCGGATGGCCGCGTCCAAAAACATCAGTGAAtaactgaatttttcgccgGTTTGGTAATTGCATATCTTTTCCCTTCATTTGTACCGCTTCGACAGCCGTCTCATCGTGCAATATAGCATGCATTTGATCTACCATTATAGCCAACACGAAAAGGCCAAATAGTGCCGACTCCAATAGCAGAATCACACTATGAAGCCTGGAATGACGTAcaccaatatttatttaatacttaatatgtttaaaaatcTATTATTACATTCTTGTTTGCGTTTCCAGAGTAGATACATTGCAACTTGTGCAAGGGTatatgaaactgtaggtcaccaTTGAAACAGAATAAATACAGAGTATTCCGACATAGAAAAGGAactgtaagaaaaatttttgatttctctCTCCTACACAGTTATTAATCCAAGGACAATGATGATCCATGCGCCGTATACAGCGCTTACAAATACGGCAGTGATGGGCGCGTGGCGGACGATAGGTCTCACACCGAGTGCAAACTGTCCTATAATTTTAAGTAGGGATGAAAATGTAAACTAaagaataatataaattaatatatatacacaccACTCGCTGCCTCCGCCATTGTTATTTTTCCCGGTTGTATGTAGATCTGAAAAATCTAAGCGACTCGCGGGCAATGGCACACGTCCAGGGTCTGAAAGCACTGCTTTCAAGTGGGACATACACAATAggaaaattattgtattaaacATAACCACATGTACTGGGGCCCAAATGCTGGTTGAAATaaagttattttgtaaattaatagTGGAATTAATATGTCTTTTACCTGTCCTCCATAGTTTGTAGAATAATCCAACGAAGTACCACATAGTCAGCATACATAATTGCGATGTAGGTGATGACTACGCATACAACCCCGCAAGGATCTCGTATAAAAGCCATTATTGCCTCTACCACCACCTACTGGTTACTCAGTAGCTACTCTAATTAAATTTGAGCCTCAGATTTTTGAGGACTGCTATGGAGGCAGATAATTTATTCGCTTTCTTTTTAGGCTCTTTTTTGCTAGAAAAACtaaccatatacatatgtactcgttTTAATCACATCATATTTATTGACCCAGCGCTTTCTACATTCTAATTGTGTTGCTTTTCAGTAGCACtcgacttaaaaatattttacgccAATTATACACAAGTACGATATTTGTGGGTgatttatttctatatatttgttttattctgatatttatatataaactcGAAGTAGTTGGTAGCGCTAATAGTGTTAccagaaatttgtttatttctcaatgTACAGAATACTGAAGGTGGCGCCTTTGAACACCGACAGTCGGTCAATGTCACCTAAACGATCAGATTTATGTATAGCcgtccaaggactgtcactccagcagcattccccgtacatgtatggagaATTCTTACACTGctgcaacaataataaaaaaaggtttgctTAGTTTCGGAAGTGATGTCGCTTCTTCTGTCAAATTCGTCAAGAACAAAGTAACCGTTTACGGCAAGGCGAAAAGAATACCAGAGGAGAACTCTCTTCCTCTTTCAGGGTTTTGACAAGTATGACGTCAGCTCTCTTTCCaattcaaaacaaacaaacaaaaggaggagaaattaaaaatatgtgaaaattcagtgaatgtcTTGGTAATATTgggatttgtgagatttaaactaaacaaactaataatacgttcacatatgcattaatcacctataaatccaccaaattaatctacccgttcacatatggcagattacctgcaaaattgacaatcagttgTCAAGACTGCTTTGAgagatttttcttcatagaaattattttggtagaaaatttcggtgtttttggtttctttaattattattaacgatatgaacaaaatacaaggagaaggaatagctaattgcTTTTCCTTCCTTCCTTTTTGCTTATACTGAAGCTCGTTCTCTTGGAAACTGTGCGTGGCTCTAGAACGTTGATAAACTCGCCTTGCTCTGTTGCACTCTCTACGCTATTCCGCAATATCCGCTGTCCAACAGTAAACGGGTTCACTGTTTTGCCTTGTTTTGGACATGGCTGCATCGCATGCTTTTGTTAGGTGCTTCATAGCTTGCGTAGCCTTCTCAGTTGCATCGCCAGTGAGTGTTACATCTGCCATCATGACTTCGATAACCTCAGCCTCCATTGAGTCGACCCTGTATCTCGCGTCGTATGTATTTGGCAGCTTTGGTTGGTCGTGTTTCTTAATTTCGCAAAATATCGCGAGAATTATCCCATTCCCGCCTTTGGGAATGTCTGCTGGTTCCCTGTGCTCATAAGGACTATGTCTAACATGGCGAAAGTTTCCAGAAGGGCTTGACCTCTTGGACTTGTTCAAGGGCATTCCTAGTTCACAGCCCAAGCGTTAAAATCATCAGCTACGACCACACTATGGTCTTTAATTTCTGGGGCGAGATTCTCAAGGATGCTCGTAGCTTCAGACAGAGTTAAGCTGGGTGGTAGGTAGCAGCTATAGACGTATTTTTCCTCAACACGCCCTCATACAAATCCGCGGGCTGCCTTCACGCGGCACTTGCTGCTGGTCATCGCATGTCCTTTGCCGCTTACATTTTTCTTCCTACATATTATGCAGCTTGCTGCTTGTGTGCAGTTTTTGGCCTGATGTTCTTTGTTGCCGCATTTAGAGCAGACACTtaccacagcaaaaaatattacgataaaacttctcaagaaatcaatcaaatcaattttgttattaaatgaaaatggagagtatgtatacatatttagttataaaagtacattgaattttattaatatcttgCAGACACAAATTATACATGTGAACCACCATCATCAACATTTGTCGGTCTGCATTGTGGTGATGTGCATGTGAATGCAAGTAAACAAGGGAATACTTCCTCTACTTCCATTTAGATAGTATTTCCACCTATATGCAGCGCCTGCTATGAGGATTTCATAACTCCAAATTGAAAAGCTGCCGAAAAGCTAGTGA from Anastrepha ludens isolate Willacy chromosome 5, idAnaLude1.1, whole genome shotgun sequence includes these protein-coding regions:
- the LOC128863842 gene encoding palmitoyltransferase ZDHHC3, yielding MAFIRDPCGVVCVVITYIAIMYADYVVLRWIILQTMEDSIWAPVHVVMFNTIIFLLCMSHLKAVLSDPGRVPLPASRLDFSDLHTTGKNNNGGGSEWTVCTRCETYRPPRAHHCRICKRCIRRMDHHCPWINNCVGERNQKFFLQFLFYVGILCIYSVSMVTYSFIYPCTSCNVSTLETQTRMLHSVILLLESALFGLFVLAIMVDQMHAILHDETAVEAVQMKGKDMQLPNRRKIQLFTDVFGRGHPVCWLMPCTNFNSSQRYYDTPLLMSYDV